The Haloimpatiens massiliensis genome contains a region encoding:
- a CDS encoding HAD family hydrolase: MLKDIKAAIFDMDGTLIDSMWIWSKIDQEYLKKRGIPVPKDLKASIEHLTFEETATYFKNKFNIQDSINQIMDEWNNMAYDEYKFNVTLKPGAKEYLQALKSMNIKIGLATSNNKILLEAALKKNDIYNFFDTICTTDEVNRGKQFPDIYLLTANRLQVNPKHCIVFEDILPAVQGAKSAGMKVVAIHDTFSENQKESLIKEADKYIHTYEELLTVV; encoded by the coding sequence TTGTTAAAGGACATAAAAGCCGCTATATTTGACATGGACGGAACTTTAATAGATTCTATGTGGATATGGTCTAAAATTGATCAAGAATACTTAAAAAAAAGAGGTATCCCTGTGCCAAAAGACTTAAAAGCCTCTATAGAACATTTAACTTTTGAAGAAACAGCCACTTATTTTAAAAATAAATTCAATATTCAAGATTCTATAAACCAAATAATGGACGAATGGAATAACATGGCTTATGATGAATATAAGTTTAACGTAACTCTTAAACCTGGTGCAAAAGAATACTTGCAAGCTTTAAAATCCATGAATATTAAGATTGGACTAGCTACTAGTAATAATAAAATTCTTTTAGAAGCTGCCCTAAAGAAAAATGATATATATAATTTTTTTGACACCATATGTACCACAGATGAAGTAAACAGAGGCAAACAATTTCCAGATATATATCTTTTAACAGCTAATAGGCTTCAAGTAAATCCAAAGCATTGTATAGTCTTTGAAGATATATTACCTGCTGTTCAAGGCGCTAAATCTGCTGGAATGAAAGTTGTAGCTATACATGATACTTTTTCTGAAAATCAAAAGG